GACAGCACAGTGTTGAGGCGTTCCGTGAGTGTCGACAGCCTTTCGATCAACAGCGGAGCATTGTTCAATAACTCGCCCAACGGGCCAGGCTTTGTCGGAATGACGGGCCGGCCAGCTGGGCAGGCGCTTCTGGGATTTTCCTTGGGGCATCCTATCGGCGGCGCATTCTTCACGGCCCCGTCGAGCTGGATTTCGGACACCCCTGTGAAGCCCACGCCGCTGATTGTTGCGGTGGTACCCTGCAAAATGGCCGTATCAGAATTGATTGAAATGCGCACACGGACAAAATCCGGATCAGGCCGCCACAGCTTGATGTCCCTCACCTCACCTACGGGAACACCGGCAAAGGTGACCGCAGATCCTTTGGCAATGCCGTTGACTGACTGCTGGAAAAACACGTCATACTCGACTTTGTTTCCGTCGCTGAAACGCGAAAGCCACACTGTAAAACCTGCCAGAACCAGCAGGAGGATCAGCGTAACCGCGCCCACGAGCACATAATTAGAACGGGTTTCCATCGCTCGTCTTATGGCCTCCCTGAACTGGGCTTGTCCATTGGCTATTTCGGCCAATCATGTGTGTTGATGCCCCAGCTTTGCCGCACGGCCGCGCGGGCCGGAGAAATACTCCCGAATCCAGGGGTGATCGGTTGCCAGCAATTCGTCGATTTTGCCGATGGCGATGATCCTCTGATCGGCGATTACGGCAACGCGGTCGCAAATGGCGTAAAGCGTATCAAGATCGTGTGTGATCAGAAACACTGTCAGGCTGAGTGTTTCCTGCAATTCCTTTGTCAACTCGTCGAATTTAGATGCGCCGATCGGATCTAGGCCAGCGGTGGGCTCATCAAGGAACAGCAATTCGGGGTCCATCGCGAGCGCCCGCGCCAAACCTGCCCGCTTCTTCATACCGCCCGATAGCTCGGACGGATATTTATGCGCAGCCTCTGGCGGCAAGCCACTGAGATAAATCTTGTACCGCGCAATCTCGTCCAGCAAGGCATCGCTGAAATCTGGATAATATTCGCGCAGCGGCACCTGCACATTTTCCGCGACGGTGAGCGTGGAAAACAACGCACCTCCCTGGAACATGACGCCCCAGCGCCGGCGCACCTCCAGCGCTTCATCCTCTTCCTTGCCGCGCATTGACGTGCCCAACACTTCAATTTCCCCAGCCTCGGGCTCTTGCAGGCCGATGATCGCGCGCATCAGAACCGACTTTCCTGTCCCCGATCCTCCGACAACACCCAGTATTTCGCCCGGGCGAACATCGAGGTTGAGATTGTCGTGGATCACCTGCGAGCCAAAGGCTGTGCGCAGGCCGCGAACGGAAATGACGGGGGCGGCGTCGGGCATCAATTCCAGCCAATCTCAGTGAAGAATACGGCGAAGAAGGCATCGAGGACGATAACAAGAAAGATTGCCTGAACGACCGCAGAGGTTGTCTTCCTACCAACCTCCTCTGAATTGCCGTGTACGCGCATCCCCTGAAAACATCCTGCCATCGCAATGATCGCGCCAAACACCGGCGCCTTGACCATGCCGACGTAAAAATCGGTGATTGGTGTCACTTCGCGAATGCGTTCAATGAAGGTCGCAGGCGGGATATCCAGCGACACCCAGCACAGCAGGCCGCCACCAGCGATAGCGACCAGCGATGCATAAATCCCCAGCAGCGGCATCATGATGACCGTCGCAATGATCCGCGGTATGACCAGTGCTTCGACCGGGACTACGCCGATTGTCCGCATGGCATCGACTTCCTCGGTGATTTTCATCGTCCCGATCTGGGCAGCAAATGCCGAACCCGAACGGCCTGCGACCATGATCGCCGTCATCAGCACGCCCAGTTCGCGCAGCGTCAGTCGTCCGATCAGATTGACTGTCCAGACCTCCGCGCCGAATTGCCGCAACTGGACGGCCCCCTGTTGTGCGATCACGATTCCGATCAGAAAGCTCATAAGGCCAACAATGCCGAGCGCGCGGACGCCGACCGAATCGAAATGCTGCACCACTGAATGAAAGCGCAAACGGCGAGGGTGCAAGATCAGGTTGAAAATGGCTTTCACGCATTGCCCGATAAAGCCGATAAACTCGATAAAGGTCCGGAAAATATCAACAGTTGCTAGGCCGACATCGTTCAATAGGCGATAGAAGGGCGGCAGTTGCGATGCCGCCGGCGCGGGTGCAGAATCGCTACCGCTAACTGCCTCGATCAGCCGATGTGCATCACTATGAGCGCCCGTAATTGTCCCGTCATGATTGCGTGCGGTGCGGTAGATCAGCCATGCGCCAACCGTGTCGATATGTTCGACGGCAGAGATATCGATTTGCGAAACTGGGCCAGATATCTGCCGCAACTGATTGTCGATGTCGGCAATATGCGCAATTGTCAGCGTTCCTTCGAGGCGAAGTTGCAGCGTCCCGTCGGGCCGTGTTTCTTCGATCAGCTTCGCAAATTCCTCCATATACCGATAATTGGCTCATTCCTGCCCGCATAACAAGCGTCAACACTTTGCAAATTTTTGTGTGCCGTTATGGACGGTTCGATGACGCGCGCCCGCAAATGCCTGATTGCGATTTACGACATGGATAAAACCATAACGAGACGCGCGACCTACAACGGCTTCCTGATCCACATGGCGTGGCACAAATCGCCCCTGCGGCTCTTTCTTTTGCCCCTCCTGCCCTTTGGCTTGCTGCTATACGCGCTGCATGTCTGGGATCGGTCGAGGCTCAAACAATTTGCTCAGCGCCTGCTGATTGGCAGCAGGGTGCCCAAATCCCAATTTGCTCGACATCTTGAACGGCATGCAGACATTGTGCTTGGCAGCAATGTTTATGCTGAGGCGAAAATGCGCATCGATGGCGAGAAGGCGGAGGGCTATCGCCATGTTATTGCAACCGCATCCTACCGTCTTTACGTCGAGGCGATCGCCGCGCGGCTGGGTTTTGATTTTGTAATCGCAACCGAACTTGCCACCGATGATAGTGGGCATGTGCTTGCCCGGATCGATGGCCATAACTGTTACGACAATGCCAAGCTCGACCGGGTCAAGGCGTGGATGGCCCAAGAAGGTCTAAGCCGCGAGGATTGCCATGTTCGCGCTTATTCCGATCATATCTCTGACGCGCCTTTGCTGGACTTTGCTGATGAGGCCTTTGCCACCAATCCGCATCAACCATTGGCACAATTGGCGCGCGAACGCGGCTGGCCGATACTCGACTGGCGCGACGGCAATCCTGCAACTTAAAATCAGAGGCTGTCCAGTTCTTGCTTGAAATCAGCGATCAGGTCTTTGATCCCAATTGATATCCGCGCCCGATTATCGGCTCCAGCTAGAACCGTCCACACCATGGATTGCTTCGATTGAAACTAGATTGCCGTGCTGTGGAAGCTGGCGACTAACCAAACGACACCGACAATTAGCGGGATGCCGAACAGATCGATCAGGAACCCCGATTTGAGCATTTTGGGCAATGCGACATGCCCCGTTGACCAGGCAATGGCATTGGGCCCGGTTCCCGAAGGCATCATGAATCCCCAACTGGCAGCGATCGACGCGCACATCGCTAGCAGCCAAGGATCGGAACCCGTCGCGGCAACAAGGCCTGCCACCACCGGCATGACGCCGCTTGCTGTAGCGACATTGCTGGCAAATTCGGTGATCAAGATGACCAGCGCGGTGATCGCGAAAGCGATGATCAGCGGGTGCACGCCTGCCAGCGGCTTGAGCGCTTCGCCCAGCCATGCAGCGAGGCCGGATTCTGCGATGCCGGCTGCAAGCGCAAGGCCGCCGCCAAACATCATGATCACGCCCCAGGGCGCCCTGTCGGCTTCCTTCCAGTTCAGCAGCGGCCGGTCGCTGCCATCAGGTATCACAAACAGCAGCAGGGCGCAGGCAATGGCGATTGTGCCATCGGTAACCGAACCTTTGGGCAGCGCGCTTTCCAACTGCGGCTGCATCAACCATAATGCGATGACAACCAGGATCAGCGGAAGAAGGCGCTTTTCGGCTTTGCTCCAATTGCCTGCAGACCCGATCGCACTTTTTGCGGCTTGGGGATCGAACGGTTTCGCATCGATGCGTTGCACCTTTGCGAGAATCCATGCGGTCAATGGCACCGCGACGAGCAATATCGGCACGCCAAAGCTCATCCAGGCGACGAAGCTAATCTCGAGCGACAGTTGTTTTTCAATCAACCCGGCAGAAATGGCATTGGTCGGCGATCCTACCAATGTGCCCAGACCGCCGAGCGATGCGGCAAAGGCAACGCCAAGCACGAGCGCGCCTGCCATACCCTCGCTATCATCTTCAGTGATCCCGCCCGCCGCGATCACGGCAAGAGCAATGGGCATCATGATCAGCGACGTTGACGTGTTCGATATCCACATCGACAGGAAAGCCGTTGCGGCCATGAAGGCGAGCAACAGGCCGAAGCTGCTTTTCCCGGCAAAGCTCAGGATTGCAAGCGCGACACGTCTATGCATCCCTGTCCGTTCAATCGCGAGCGCGAAAAAGGCTCCGCCAAGGATAAGGAACAGGATCGGTGAATAATATTCCTTGGCTACGTCCCCCGCGCTCATAATTCCCATGAAAGGTAGCGCCAGAAATGGAAGCAATGCCGTTGCCGTTAGCGGCAAGGCTTCGGTCATCCACCAGATCGCCATCAGCACGGTCAGCGCGGCGACATGCCACGCGCTCACGGCCATGGATGCGGGCGGCCCAAGGACAAGCATCACCATGAAGACGGCAATGCCGCCCCACAATCCTGCCGTTTTTGCAGTCACTCAGTCTCTCCCCTTGCGCGCCGATTATGATGGCACCCCCAAACGGTCAAATGGCCTTTAATCCGATCAACGAAATCTGACGGCCATATCCCGCTTCATTTTTGTGGCAGCTGCGGCGGTAGCTGTAAAACCGCTCTGGCTGCGAATAGGTGTCTTCGCTCAAGCATGCGATCCGTCTGATACCGGCACTTGCTAGCCTGGCGGCGACATAGCCTTCGATATCGAACTGGTAATGCTGCGCTTTGCCATCTGCAAAGAAGCGTTCATTGGCCTCATCCGCCTCGACAAAGCGACGAAAGAAACCTTCGTCCACCTCATAGCTTTTCTGCAAGATGCACGGACCGATCGCACATACAATGCGATCGCGGTGCGCGCCCAGTTTTTCCATCGCGGCGATGGTGTTGTCGGTGATGCCATTGATCGCACCCTTCCAGCCTGCGTGCGCCGCGCCCACCACCCCCGCTTCGCTATCGGCAAACAGCACGGGAACGCAATCCGCTGTGACGATACCGAGCAACAGGCCGGGGCGGTCGGTCGCGAGAGCATCGGCCCGGGGTGGATCGTCGCCCAAGGCTGCCGCATCTGCGATGATAACATCTGCAGAGTGTATCTGATAGACCCGCGCAAGTTTCGCACCGGGCAGAACAGCATCGGCAGCGCGCCGACGGTTTTCTATGACCGCTGCCCGTTCGTCTTCCGAACCGAGCCCGACATTCAGACCTGCATAGATGCCAGTTGATACGCCGCCCCGCCTGCCTAGAAATGCATGTGGAACAGAAGCGAGAGCATCGCTGCGCAATGTTTCAGGTTGCAAGCTGACTTCGGCCATAGCCCTTCTTTGCAGCACGCCTGCGGCTTGGCAATAAGCTTGACGTGACTGGCGGCAGTGTCAATGGAGGCACAATGACCGGCACGATGCTGATTTTCGGAATGGGCTACACGTCAAGTCACCTCGCCGAGCGGCTTCGGAAGGATGGCTGGCAGGTTGCCGGCACGAGGCGCGCAGCCGGGCAGGGCGCGATTGCTTTCGATGACCGCGAGGCGGTCCTTGCGGCGATTGCGAAGTCCAGTCACATCCTGTCCAGCGTGCCACCCATGCAGGCCGGTGGTGATCCTGTGATCGACCTTTATGGAGATGTCATCGCCGCAAGCGAAGCGGAATGGGTAGGCTATCTTTCGTCAACCGGCGTGTATGGGGATACTAGTGGCGCCTGGGTGGATGAAAGCGGCGCCGTTGGGATTGGACGACGCATCGCGCGGGCCGATGCGGATAAGGCATGGCAGCGCCTTCGCACCGATGTTTGTGTGTTCCGACTGCCGGGGATCTACGGGCCGGGCCGATCGGCGCTGGACCGGGTGCGGGAAGGCAAGGCGCATCGCATCGACCTTCCGGAGCAGGTATTCAGCCGTGTGCATGTCGACGATATCGTCTCGGGTGTTATCGCGAGCTTCCGGCAGAGGGCCGGCGTTTATAATCTTTCGGACAATCTGCCCTGCCATCAGAACGCTGTAATCGAATATGCCGCTGCCTTGCTTGGGCTAGAATTGCCACCAATGCAGTCGATTGACGAGGCAGGTCTCTCGCCGATGGCACGCGGCTTTTACGCAGAGAACCGGCGCATATCGAATGGCAAGGCACAACGGCTTCTGGAATGGCGGCCAGCCTATGGCGACTACCGCCAGGGCCTCGAAGCGATCCTGTCAGCCGAAAAGGCCGAACATATTTAACGCGCGCGCATCGCGATGATGAGGCCTAGCGAGGCTAGCAGCGCGCCGCTTGCAGCTATTGCTGTCCATTGATAGCCTTCGAACAATGTCGAGAGCAGCATGGCAACTACCGGAATCAACACGCTGGTATAGGCAGCCTTTCCCGGACCTATCTGGCGGATCAAGCCGAAATAAAGCGGGAAGGTGACCACCGACCCGATAATGGCGAGATAAAGCACCCCGCTGAGATAGCCGGCGCGCAATTCGATCACAGGGGGGCCATGGATTGCAAAGGACCATGCGGCGTTAAACAGTGCGCCCCAAAGCATTGACCAGGCCAATACCGTCATTGTCGGAAAGCGGCTGACGGAGGGTGCGACTTGAAGCACGTTGGAAACAGACGCGCATAAAACTGCCAATAGCGTCAGCCCAGCGCCGATTAGCACTTCTTCACCGCCTACTGGTGCTGCTCGATATTCCTGAAGCATCAACAGCGCCACACCCGCTGATGCAATGGCCGAGCCAATGACGAAATTCCGGCTGAAGTCGCGGCCAAGCCACCATTTTCCGAGCAAGGCGTTCGGCACGATCAACAGCGCGAAAATGACCGCGACCAGTCCTGACGTGATATGATGCTCCGCCGCATAGACAAAGTTGAAGTTCAACGCGAACTGCATCAGGCCAAGCAGGATAGTCCATTTCAGGCCATTGGCATCGAGCCGAAGGGACTGCCTGCTAAAGGCAGCCAGGACGAACATGCCTGCTGCAGCAACACCAAAGCGGTAACAGACCGACCAGCTGGCCGGCACGGTGCCTAACTGGTCACGAATGACCAGCCAGGTCGAACCCCAGATCAGCGATACGATTAGAAAAGGGATGGCTACCCGCGCGCTCAAAAGGCCAGGCTCTGCGGCCACTGTCGGAGAATGTGCGTTTGTCATAGTGCGGCAATCGCTTCTGCCAGCGGCTGGACATCTTCTTCGCGATGGTGCCAACTCGTGACCAGCCGTGCGGCGTCCGTCCCCCAGTCATAGAAATCATATCCCTGCGCACGCAGTGCCGCTGCCTCGGCTGCACTTAGTCGGATGAAGATTTCATTGGCTTCGACAGGGTGCAACAGGCGTTCGGGGGCGCTTTGTGCGATGATCGCGGCGGCTTCATTGGCGGTGCGTGCATTTCTCAGCCATAGATTGTCGTCAAGGAAAGCAAGAAGCTGCGCGGCGAGAAAGCGGCCCTTTGACAGCAGATGCCCAGCCCGCTTGCGCCGATAGCGTGCCGCATCAGCCACGGCGGGATCGAAATAGATCAACGCTTCGGCGTTCATCCCTCCATTTTTGGCAAAGCCGAAGCTCAATGCATCGACACCGGCGCGCCAGGTAATGTCGGCCAGCGGGCAGCCCAGTGCGGCAACTGCATTGCCGAAGCGTGCGCCATCCATGTGCAGCCCAAGGTGCCTTTGCGCGCAAAGGTTTCCGAGCGCGCCGACTTCTTCCGGTCGATAAGCGAGGCCATACTCGGTTGCGTTGGTGATCGATACAGCAGCTGGCTGGACTTGATGCACATCATCGCGAATTGTTGCGAGCAATGCTTCGATCGTGGTCGGCGTGATCTTCGCGCCTTCGCCCTCGATTAACATCAGCTTTGCCCCGCCGGTGTAGAAGCCCGGCGCGCCGCATTCATCTACTTCTATATGAGCTTCGCGGTGGCAGATCACGCCCTGATGCGGCTGGACAAGTGAGGCAAGCGCGAGGCAGTTTGCCGCCGTCCCAGTAGATACCCAAAGCACAGCTACATCATGTTCGAAAAGTTCGGAGAAAGCTGCGTCCAGCCTTTGGCTTAGCTGGTCACCGTCATAGGCAGTATCGACCTGATTGGCATCGGCGATTGCTGTCATGACCTTTGGGTGCACGGGAGCGGCATTGTCGGAGAAGAAGCGCATGGCATCGCACAAGGGCAAAAGCTCTGTCCGGTCAAGACGGTTCAGTTACGAGACGACTATCCTGTCTCACACAAATGGGTGGATTATTCTTCGATTTGCTGGTTGAGAGGCCCGCAGTTGAAAGGAAATGCAATGGCCGGGCTTTGGTTTGACGAATTGTCTGTCGGACAGGTTTTTGATCATCCCATACGTCGAACTGTGACGGAAACCGACAATCTGCTGTTCAGCACGATGACCCACAATCCGGCACAATTGCACCTGGACGAAGAATATATGAAGCACAGCGATTATGGTCAGCGGATCGTAAACAGTTGCTTCACATTGGGGCTGATGGTCGGGATATCGGTGGGCGATACGACGCTTGGTACTGCTATCGCCAACCTGGGGTGGGATGAGGTGCGCTTTCCAAAACCTGTGTTCATCGGGGATACATTGAATATTCGCACCACGGTGCTTGAATTGCGGCAATCAAAGTCGCGGTCTGATGCTGGCATCGTTACCTTCCTGCATGAAGCGTTCAACCAAAAGGCCGACCTTGTGGCGTCGTGTAAGCGGTCTGGCCTGCAACGGCGAAAGCCTGAGGTATAATGATGCTCCCGATACGCTCCTTCCTGTTTATTCCGGGCGACAGTGAAAAGAAACTGTCCAAGGTTGCTGATTGCGGCGCAGATGCGGTGATTCTCGATCTCGAAGATGCAGTCGCGCCTGCGAACAAGGTCGCCGCGCGATCGCTGATCACACAATTCCTGATGGAGCGCACAGGGCGGCGGTCGCCGCAAATTTGGGTGCGCATCAATCCGCTTGATACGGGATTGACCGAGGGAGATCTGGCCGCCGTTGTAGGCGGCAGGCCGGATGGCATTATCCAGCCCAAGACGGATCGACCTGCCGACGTGGCCTTGGTGTCGGCCATGCTCGATTCACTTGAGGTCGATCTTGCGCTTCCATTCGGAGGCATACCTATCATTCCGGTTGCCACCGAAACGGCCATTGCGCCCTTTCATCTTGGCGAATATGCCACGGCGGGTCTGTCACGGCTCGCCGGCCTGACATGGGGTGCCGAAGACCTTGCAACAGCAATCGGGGCCACCGGTAATCGCGCGGCAGACGGGCAATGGCACTTCACTTTCCAGCTGGCGCGCTCGCTGACCTTGCTCGCCGCACACGCATCAGGCGTACAGGCCATCGAAACCCTGCATGCCGATTTCCGCGACGATGAGGGCTTGCGGCGCAGCTCACTCTTGGCGCGGCAGGAAGGCTTTAGCGGGCGGCTCGCGATCCATCCGGCGCAGGTTGCTATCATCAACGAATGCTTCACGCCTTCGCCAGCCGAGGTCGATCATGCCCAAGAAATCCTTGCGGCTTTTGCGGCCAATCCGGGGGCAGGAACGGTGGGGCTCGGCGGTAAGATGATCGATATCCCACATCGCAAGCAAGCAGAACGGATGGTTGCAGAGGCCAAGGCTTTCGGCTTGCTGAAATGATTATGAAACCCAAAAGCACAGGTGGATGAGTTGGTTGAAAATGTGATCATCGTAGGCGGTGGACATGGCGGCGCACAGGCTGCCATCGCCCTGAGGCAAAACGGATTTGACGGTGATGTGACCATCATCGGACGCGAGGTTGAAATTCCCTACGAGCGCCCTCCCTTGTCCAAAGAATATATGGCGGGTGAAAAGTCGTTCGAGCGCATCTGCATTCGTCCGGCAGCGTTTTGGGCAGAGAAGAATGTTGAATTGCTGCTGGGCCGCACCGTCGTCAGTGTCGATGCGCAGGCCAGAAAGGTTGTATTGGATGATGGGAGCAGCCGGACCTATGGCGCATTGATCTGGGCCACTGGGGGCGATCCCCGCCGGCTGGATTGTCCGGGTAGCGACCTCGCCGGCGTGCACGGCGTCAGAAATCGTGCAGATGCGGATGCGATCATGGCGGAACTGGCTGACGTCAACCAGGTCGCCGTTATCGGGGGCGGCTATATCGGATTGGAGGCTGCCGCAGTCCTTACCAAGTTCGGGAAGAAGGTTGTGTTGCTGGAGGCTTTGCCGCGCGTGCTGGCTCGCGTTGCCGGCCCGGAACTGTCTGCATTTTACGAGTTCGAGCATCGGGGACATGGTGTTGATTTGCGTACCGGTGTGGGCGTCACAGCCATTGAAGGCAAGGGCGGCCGTGTGTGCGGTGTACAGCTTGTCGATGGCAGCGTGGTCGAGGCGCAGATGGCCATTGTCGGCATCGGTATCATCCCTGCGGTCGAACCTTTGATCACCGCTGGCGCCGCGGGTGCAAATGGCATTGATGTCGATGAATTTTGCCGGACAAGCCTACCTGACGTTTATGCGATCGGGGACTGTGCGGCGCATGTGAACGCCTTTGCTGGCGGCGCTCGGATCCGCCTCGAATCGGTGCAGAATGCCAACGATCATGCAACTACCGCAGCGAAGGCGATTTGTGGCGATCCAAGCCCCTATCGCGCCACGCCATGGTTCTGGTCCAATCAATATGATCTAAAGCTGCAGACAGTAGGCCTGTCATCGGGGTATGACCAAAGCGTTCTGCGCGGCGATCCTGCCTCGCGCAGCTTTTCGGTGATCTATCTGAAGGAAGGGCGGGTAATTGCGCTCGACTGCGTCAATATGGTGAAGGATTATGTCCAGGGGCGTAAGCTGGTGGAGGCGTCAGCCATGATTGCCCCGGCCATGCTTAGTGATAGCGGAACCCCGTTGAAAGACATGATGGCCCAATAAGGTCATTGCAGCGCTGCCAGTGCTGGCCCTTAACCGCTCTGCCTCGGCGCGAAATATCGATTTAGGGAAATGGTGCTGCTGAGTGGGATTGAACCACCGACCTCTCCCTTACCAAGGGAGTGCTCTACCACTGAGCTACAGCAGCGCCGAGAGAGGCGGCCCTATGCGAAGCTGCGTGGCGCTTGTCAACCCGCTTGCAAGCATTTCGCTGCTTTGGCATCGCGATAAAATGACAAAGTCACAAAACAAATCGCGAGAAGATCGTTTGGCAGAGGCGCTGCGTGCAAATTTGCGTCGTCGCAAGCGCCCCGACGCCGACAACAAGCCGGCCCTGGTCGCGACCGAGCCCAGCTCTGAAGTGTCGCCAGAATGAGCGGTGCTGCGTCGGCGGCCTTTCACTGCGCAGCGCCAGTTTACATCTGTTACGCCTAATGTTGCTTCTTTTGCAGCCCTGGTCCAATCTGAACTGCAGGAGATGGGCAAAAAAAGGCCTGCCACAAGGACAGGCCTTCAAAGGTCAAGAACTCTGGTCTTTCGACGTCGAGCCCTTCGGGTCGCAAGAACTGTATGCACCATTTATGTTACAATTTCTTGCAAGAAATCGTCATTGTCGCAAGTTACATTTGACATTTATGGCCAATGTTACGCCTCGTTGCACCATAAAAGGACGTGATAGGGATTGCGCATTAATCGACATCGCTGTCATACCGAATCAGTGTCTTATTCCCTTTTCCGCCCTCTTTTGTTCGCCTTTGACGCAGAGACTGCGCACGGCCTGTCGATCGCACTGTTGCGGCGAATGCCCTTCGGTCAGCAAAAATTCCATTGTCCAGAATTGGCGACGCAGCTTGCCGGGCTGACTTTCACCTCTCCGGTGGGACTAGCGCCTGGATATGATAAAAATGCCGAAGTCTTTTCGAAAGCGGGACGGCTGGGCTTTGGTTTTGCCGAGGTGGGCACAATTACTCCGCGACCACAGGAGGGTAATCCGCGTCCGCGCCTCTTCCGTCTCGTAGAAGACGCTGCCGTTATCAATCGAATGGGCTTCAACAATGCGGGAATGGAAGTTGCTGCAGGCAGGATCGCGGCAGTGCCACGGGTCCAGCGGACCGGGCCGTTGGGAATCAACATCGGCGCAAATAAGGACAGCGAGGATCGGATAGCGGATTATGTGGAGGCAATGGCGCGGTTAGCGCCCTTGGCCGATTATGTAACGGTGAACATTAGTTCGCCCAACACGCCCGGCCTGCGCGCACTGCAGGATAAGGCTGCGCTTGACGATTTGCTGTTACGCGTCCGCGCGGCTGGCGAGGGCGGACCGCCGCTTTTCCTGAAAGTGGCACCCGATCTTGAGCCAGCAGATATTGACGATATTGCATCAGTCGCGATGGATCGAGAGATCGACGCTTTGATCGTTAGTAACACGACCATTTCCCGCCCAGCCTTAAAATCGAACCATGCCGGCGAGGCAGGCGGGCTTTCGGGTGCGCCTTTAAAGGTGCTCGCCCAGCAACGCCTTGCAGATTTCCGAAAGGCCACCGGTGCAAAATTGCCGCTAATCGGGGTAGGCGGCATTGCGAATGCGGAGGATGCCTATGCGCGCATCCGGGCCGGCGCGTCGTTGGTTCAACTTTACAGTGCGCTTGTCTTTGAAGGACCGTTTCTGGCGCAGCGAATCAACGCAGGGCTTGTCGATCTGCTTCGCCGCGACGGGCTTTCGCATATGAGCGAGGCTGTTGGCATCGACGTTGATTGAGGTCTTGCGCGACCGGCATTGGCCGTTACCTAGGACAACATGAAAAAAGCCAGCCTTATCGCGTTATTTTTTGCCGTTCTGATGACTGTACCAACGACTGCCCGGTCGGAAGCGGTCGCGACATCGGCCGATCCCCGGGCAACTGCAGCGGGTGCCGAAATATTGGCGAAGGGCGGCTCTGCCGCTGATGCGGCGATGGCGATGATGCTGGCATTGACCGTTGTTGAACCACAGTCGAGCGGGATTGGGGGTGGCGGTTTTCTTGTGCATTTCGACGCCAAAGATGGCGAATTGAGCACGATCAATGGTCGGGAAACCGCTCCGGCAACTGCACGTCCTGACCGCTTCATGGGGCTCGATGGCAAGCCGATGCCCTTTGTGCAGGCTTGGCAGGGCGGACATTCGGCCGGCGTTCCCGGCAATATCCGGCTGTTGGCGGACG
This portion of the Sphingobium sp. genome encodes:
- a CDS encoding MlaD family protein — its product is METRSNYVLVGAVTLILLLVLAGFTVWLSRFSDGNKVEYDVFFQQSVNGIAKGSAVTFAGVPVGEVRDIKLWRPDPDFVRVRISINSDTAILQGTTATISGVGFTGVSEIQLDGAVKNAPPIGCPKENPRSACPAGRPVIPTKPGPLGELLNNAPLLIERLSTLTERLNTVLSDKNQQSIEQILNNVESLSGSLAMQAPDLQAAIVESRATLAKAGQAAEQLSALSANANSLLDSEGRPMLTELRKTLRSANGSLTALETSLNSASPALETLNAQTLPEINQLARDLRRLSTSLQSVTDRLDQQGVGGLISTPKLPDYEPGRSK
- a CDS encoding ABC transporter ATP-binding protein, with the protein product MPDAAPVISVRGLRTAFGSQVIHDNLNLDVRPGEILGVVGGSGTGKSVLMRAIIGLQEPEAGEIEVLGTSMRGKEEDEALEVRRRWGVMFQGGALFSTLTVAENVQVPLREYYPDFSDALLDEIARYKIYLSGLPPEAAHKYPSELSGGMKKRAGLARALAMDPELLFLDEPTAGLDPIGASKFDELTKELQETLSLTVFLITHDLDTLYAICDRVAVIADQRIIAIGKIDELLATDHPWIREYFSGPRGRAAKLGHQHT
- a CDS encoding MlaE family lipid ABC transporter permease subunit gives rise to the protein MEEFAKLIEETRPDGTLQLRLEGTLTIAHIADIDNQLRQISGPVSQIDISAVEHIDTVGAWLIYRTARNHDGTITGAHSDAHRLIEAVSGSDSAPAPAASQLPPFYRLLNDVGLATVDIFRTFIEFIGFIGQCVKAIFNLILHPRRLRFHSVVQHFDSVGVRALGIVGLMSFLIGIVIAQQGAVQLRQFGAEVWTVNLIGRLTLRELGVLMTAIMVAGRSGSAFAAQIGTMKITEEVDAMRTIGVVPVEALVIPRIIATVIMMPLLGIYASLVAIAGGGLLCWVSLDIPPATFIERIREVTPITDFYVGMVKAPVFGAIIAMAGCFQGMRVHGNSEEVGRKTTSAVVQAIFLVIVLDAFFAVFFTEIGWN
- a CDS encoding HAD-IB family hydrolase, giving the protein MTRARKCLIAIYDMDKTITRRATYNGFLIHMAWHKSPLRLFLLPLLPFGLLLYALHVWDRSRLKQFAQRLLIGSRVPKSQFARHLERHADIVLGSNVYAEAKMRIDGEKAEGYRHVIATASYRLYVEAIAARLGFDFVIATELATDDSGHVLARIDGHNCYDNAKLDRVKAWMAQEGLSREDCHVRAYSDHISDAPLLDFADEAFATNPHQPLAQLARERGWPILDWRDGNPAT
- a CDS encoding DASS family sodium-coupled anion symporter produces the protein MTAKTAGLWGGIAVFMVMLVLGPPASMAVSAWHVAALTVLMAIWWMTEALPLTATALLPFLALPFMGIMSAGDVAKEYYSPILFLILGGAFFALAIERTGMHRRVALAILSFAGKSSFGLLLAFMAATAFLSMWISNTSTSLIMMPIALAVIAAGGITEDDSEGMAGALVLGVAFAASLGGLGTLVGSPTNAISAGLIEKQLSLEISFVAWMSFGVPILLVAVPLTAWILAKVQRIDAKPFDPQAAKSAIGSAGNWSKAEKRLLPLILVVIALWLMQPQLESALPKGSVTDGTIAIACALLLFVIPDGSDRPLLNWKEADRAPWGVIMMFGGGLALAAGIAESGLAAWLGEALKPLAGVHPLIIAFAITALVILITEFASNVATASGVMPVVAGLVAATGSDPWLLAMCASIAASWGFMMPSGTGPNAIAWSTGHVALPKMLKSGFLIDLFGIPLIVGVVWLVASFHSTAI
- the pgeF gene encoding peptidoglycan editing factor PgeF, with amino-acid sequence MAEVSLQPETLRSDALASVPHAFLGRRGGVSTGIYAGLNVGLGSEDERAAVIENRRRAADAVLPGAKLARVYQIHSADVIIADAAALGDDPPRADALATDRPGLLLGIVTADCVPVLFADSEAGVVGAAHAGWKGAINGITDNTIAAMEKLGAHRDRIVCAIGPCILQKSYEVDEGFFRRFVEADEANERFFADGKAQHYQFDIEGYVAARLASAGIRRIACLSEDTYSQPERFYSYRRSCHKNEAGYGRQISLIGLKAI
- a CDS encoding SDR family NAD(P)-dependent oxidoreductase, with amino-acid sequence MTGTMLIFGMGYTSSHLAERLRKDGWQVAGTRRAAGQGAIAFDDREAVLAAIAKSSHILSSVPPMQAGGDPVIDLYGDVIAASEAEWVGYLSSTGVYGDTSGAWVDESGAVGIGRRIARADADKAWQRLRTDVCVFRLPGIYGPGRSALDRVREGKAHRIDLPEQVFSRVHVDDIVSGVIASFRQRAGVYNLSDNLPCHQNAVIEYAAALLGLELPPMQSIDEAGLSPMARGFYAENRRISNGKAQRLLEWRPAYGDYRQGLEAILSAEKAEHI